A single Thermosynechococcus vestitus BP-1 DNA region contains:
- the ilvD gene encoding dihydroxy-acid dehydratase produces the protein MAENWRSRIITEGIQRTPNRAMLRAVGFGDEDFNKPIVGVASAHSTITPCNMGIAALASRAEAGIRAAGGMPQLFGTITVSDGISMGTEGMKYSLVSRDVIADSIETVCNAQSMDGVLAIGGCDKNMPGAMIAMARMNIPAIFVYGGTIKPGHWQGQDLTVVSAFEAVGQFSAGKMDEATLHAIEHHACPGAGSCGGMFTANTMSSAFEAMGMSLMYSSTMTAEDAEKADSTELAGKVLVEAIRKNIRPRDIITRKSIENAISVIMAVGGSTNAVLHFLAIAHSAEVPLTIDDFETIRQRVPVLCDLKPSGKYVTADLHRAGGIPQVMKMLLNAGLLHGDCLTITGETIAERLRHVPDTPDPNQDVIRPFDQPLYATGHLAILKGNLASEGAVAKISGVKNPQITGPARVFDSEEDCLDAILAGKINPGDVIVIRYEGPVGGPGMREMLAPTSAIIGAGLGDSVGLITDGRFSGGTYGMVVGHVAPEAAVGGTIALVQEGDSITIDAHRRLLQLNVSEEELAARRAKWQPPAPRYTRGVLAKYAKLVSSSSLGAVTDRFV, from the coding sequence ATGGCAGAAAATTGGCGCAGTCGCATCATCACAGAAGGCATTCAACGCACCCCCAACCGAGCCATGCTGCGAGCCGTGGGTTTTGGTGACGAGGATTTTAACAAGCCCATTGTGGGGGTGGCCAGTGCCCACAGCACAATTACGCCCTGCAACATGGGGATTGCTGCCCTTGCCAGTCGCGCCGAAGCAGGAATTCGGGCCGCGGGAGGGATGCCGCAATTGTTTGGCACCATTACGGTCAGCGATGGTATTTCCATGGGCACTGAAGGGATGAAATACTCTTTGGTCTCGCGGGATGTGATTGCTGATTCGATTGAGACTGTCTGTAATGCCCAGAGTATGGATGGGGTGCTGGCGATCGGTGGCTGTGACAAGAATATGCCTGGCGCCATGATTGCCATGGCACGGATGAACATTCCAGCCATTTTTGTCTATGGGGGTACGATTAAGCCCGGTCATTGGCAGGGGCAAGACCTTACGGTTGTCAGCGCCTTTGAGGCCGTAGGTCAGTTTAGTGCCGGCAAAATGGATGAGGCAACGCTCCATGCCATTGAACACCATGCCTGTCCGGGGGCGGGCTCCTGTGGCGGGATGTTCACAGCCAATACGATGTCCTCGGCCTTTGAGGCCATGGGCATGAGTTTAATGTATTCCTCAACGATGACGGCGGAAGATGCCGAAAAAGCTGACAGCACTGAGTTGGCGGGCAAGGTGCTGGTGGAGGCAATCCGCAAAAATATTCGCCCCCGTGACATTATTACCCGCAAATCCATTGAAAATGCCATCAGTGTGATTATGGCTGTGGGGGGATCCACAAATGCCGTGCTGCATTTTCTGGCGATCGCCCACAGTGCCGAGGTTCCCTTGACCATTGATGATTTTGAAACGATTCGCCAGCGGGTGCCCGTTCTCTGCGACCTCAAGCCCTCGGGTAAATACGTCACTGCGGATCTACATCGGGCAGGGGGCATTCCCCAAGTCATGAAAATGCTCCTCAATGCCGGATTGCTCCACGGGGATTGCCTAACGATTACTGGAGAAACCATTGCCGAGCGGCTGCGGCATGTGCCCGATACCCCCGACCCCAACCAAGATGTGATTCGTCCTTTTGATCAACCCTTGTATGCCACGGGTCACCTGGCTATTCTCAAGGGCAATCTAGCCAGCGAAGGTGCTGTAGCCAAAATCTCCGGGGTGAAAAATCCCCAAATTACCGGGCCTGCCCGCGTCTTTGACTCCGAGGAAGACTGCCTTGACGCCATTCTGGCGGGCAAGATCAACCCCGGCGATGTCATTGTCATTCGCTATGAAGGCCCCGTCGGCGGTCCGGGGATGCGGGAAATGCTGGCTCCCACCTCTGCCATTATTGGTGCGGGTTTAGGGGATAGTGTTGGCCTCATTACCGATGGTCGCTTTTCCGGAGGCACCTATGGCATGGTCGTCGGTCATGTGGCGCCGGAAGCGGCAGTTGGTGGGACGATCGCCCTTGTGCAGGAGGGAGATTCGATTACCATTGACGCCCATCGGCGGCTCCTACAACTGAATGTCAGTGAGG